One genomic segment of Aquipluma nitroreducens includes these proteins:
- a CDS encoding DUF3307 domain-containing protein: MMTFAQILILQIIAHLLADFTFQSHDMAKEKLDSGFASKMLKWHILIVFILSWILSFQWEFVVVSAAIALLHWLIDGFKKILASKNKIAKYSFFIDQTLHMLVIIGSVFLFDHFFDIHTNLQLSWSTHELLIVLGFLLCTKPANIFIGEVMKVYNIKFTDSESIQNAGKLIGNCERIISLVLILNGQFEAVGFILAGKSILRYKETETPKTEYVLIGTLLSFGIAIIIGVGIPFLEKLIN; the protein is encoded by the coding sequence ATGATGACCTTTGCTCAAATCTTGATTTTGCAAATAATTGCCCATCTGCTTGCTGATTTTACCTTCCAAAGCCATGATATGGCTAAAGAGAAATTAGATAGTGGGTTTGCATCAAAGATGCTTAAATGGCACATTCTAATCGTTTTCATCCTTTCGTGGATACTCTCTTTTCAATGGGAATTTGTAGTTGTTTCTGCAGCTATAGCCTTGCTACATTGGTTAATTGATGGATTTAAGAAAATACTTGCCTCAAAAAATAAGATTGCGAAATACTCTTTTTTTATTGATCAGACATTGCACATGCTTGTAATAATAGGTAGTGTATTTCTTTTTGATCATTTTTTCGATATTCATACAAATCTACAACTGTCATGGTCTACTCATGAGTTGCTTATCGTTCTTGGATTCCTTTTATGTACAAAACCTGCCAATATTTTCATCGGGGAAGTGATGAAAGTTTATAATATTAAATTCACTGACAGTGAAAGCATTCAAAATGCCGGTAAACTCATCGGCAATTGCGAACGCATTATTTCACTGGTATTGATTTTAAATGGACAATTTGAAGCGGTAGGATTTATACTTGCCGGCAAATCAATATTACGTTACAAAGAAACTGAAACTCCGAAAACAGAATATGTTCTCATTGGTACATTATTGAGTTTCGGAATTGCAATTATTATAGGCGTAGGAATCCCATTTTTAGAAAAACTTATAAATTAG
- a CDS encoding type I restriction-modification system subunit M, with translation MLQNNSSIKSLIDKLWNNFWSGGISNPLTAIEQITYLIFMKRLDDLEAKRERDAEFTGEKYVSRFSGKYKVPGSSDEIDKGELRWSNFKRRPADEMLLHVQTKVFPFLKEFQSESNSPATLNAAEGLFTKHMANAVFIMPKASLLVEAINIIEQLFTEIEKDASEGGQAFQDIQGDVYELLLSEIASAGKNGQFRTPRHIIKLMSELVAPQLGQRMADPSSGTGGFILGYYQYILTDLVGKADQAKLVVDEDGFERATMSAFLTEEVKQILEKSMFGFDIDTTMVRLGLMNLMMHGIDEPRIDYKDTLSKSFNEDAQYDIIMANPPFTGNIDKGDINASLKLPTTKTELLFVERIFTMLKMGGTSAVIVPQGVLFGSGNAFVALRKMLIEKAELKAVIAMPSGVFKPYAGVSTAILIFTKGGETNRVWFYDMQADGYTLDDKRNKIDASDLPDIVVQFKARNNQKENDREAKYFFVPKAEIIENEYDLSISKYKEEVYEEVVYERPKAIIVKLESIENGILSGIAELKQFV, from the coding sequence ATGTTACAAAATAACTCCAGCATAAAATCGCTCATCGACAAACTTTGGAACAACTTCTGGAGTGGCGGAATCAGCAATCCGCTTACGGCCATTGAGCAGATCACTTATTTAATTTTCATGAAACGGCTGGACGATCTGGAAGCCAAACGTGAACGTGACGCCGAATTTACAGGCGAGAAATACGTGTCGCGTTTCAGCGGAAAGTATAAAGTGCCAGGCAGCAGCGACGAAATTGACAAAGGCGAATTGCGGTGGAGCAATTTCAAACGCCGCCCTGCCGACGAAATGTTGCTGCATGTGCAAACTAAGGTTTTCCCGTTTCTGAAAGAATTTCAATCGGAAAGTAATTCTCCTGCCACGCTGAATGCCGCCGAGGGGCTTTTTACTAAACACATGGCCAATGCCGTGTTTATTATGCCAAAAGCTTCGTTGCTGGTCGAAGCAATCAATATTATTGAGCAGCTTTTTACTGAAATAGAAAAAGATGCCAGCGAAGGCGGACAGGCTTTTCAGGATATACAAGGCGATGTGTACGAATTACTGTTGAGCGAAATTGCCAGTGCCGGTAAAAACGGACAATTCCGCACGCCGCGCCACATCATTAAACTGATGTCGGAACTGGTTGCGCCGCAATTGGGGCAGCGCATGGCCGATCCAAGCAGCGGAACCGGCGGTTTTATCCTGGGCTATTACCAGTATATTCTGACCGATTTGGTTGGCAAAGCCGATCAAGCGAAATTGGTGGTTGACGAGGATGGTTTTGAACGGGCCACCATGAGCGCATTTCTGACTGAAGAGGTGAAACAAATACTGGAGAAAAGCATGTTTGGTTTCGACATCGATACCACCATGGTACGCCTCGGGCTGATGAACCTGATGATGCACGGCATTGACGAACCACGGATTGATTATAAAGACACGCTGAGCAAGAGTTTCAATGAGGATGCGCAGTATGATATCATCATGGCCAACCCGCCATTTACGGGTAACATCGACAAAGGCGACATCAATGCCAGTTTAAAATTGCCGACTACCAAAACCGAATTGCTTTTTGTGGAACGCATTTTTACCATGCTGAAAATGGGTGGTACTTCTGCCGTAATTGTACCGCAGGGCGTTTTGTTTGGAAGCGGCAATGCCTTTGTAGCGCTTCGGAAAATGCTGATTGAAAAAGCAGAACTAAAAGCCGTGATTGCCATGCCAAGCGGCGTATTTAAACCATATGCTGGGGTAAGTACCGCCATTTTGATATTTACCAAAGGCGGAGAAACCAATCGGGTTTGGTTTTACGATATGCAGGCCGATGGCTACACGCTGGACGACAAACGAAATAAAATTGACGCCAGCGATTTGCCCGACATTGTTGTGCAATTCAAAGCACGAAACAATCAAAAAGAAAACGACAGAGAGGCCAAATACTTCTTTGTTCCCAAAGCCGAAATTATTGAAAATGAATATGATTTAAGCATCAGTAAATACAAGGAAGAAGTGTACGAAGAGGTGGTTTATGAAAGGCCGAAAGCTATTATTGTAAAATTGGAAAGCATAGAAAATGGTATTCTGAGCGGAATTGCTGAACTAAAACAGTTCGTATAG
- a CDS encoding restriction endonuclease subunit S yields the protein MKFRKYKLEDVCNIQIGKTPRREVKEYWGKGYSWVSISDLKSRIITTTKEEITESAIKECGCKLIPKGTILMSFKLSIGKLAFAGKDLYTNEAIVGLEIKDKKLLHPDYLLYVLKIIPLVGSNNAAMGATLNKESLKILQLPIPSLSDQLHIANLLSKAENLITQRKQSIALLDEFLKSTFLEMFGDPVRNEKGWGKNTLNTVINGIDSGWSPVCLNKPRNNESEWAILKLSAVTYRKFNPLENKLLDQSISIKKGIVPQSGDLLFSRKNTYQLVGAAAFVFEDHKRLLLPDTIFRINYKKDKIDGLYLWFLLNDFTFRNVIQSLASGASGSMPNISKEKLNRLKISIPPIKLQTQFAQIVEKTEALKVQYQSSLQELENLYGSLSQRAFRGELTLNQAEQQVLMAAEPEAKYGKVIEFTPKKCDSTERAILAGHIINKTNKEDFGRVKFQKLLHLTEYFCKIDIDSNFSKNVAGPHDRLLINEIESTLERYRFYDINQSCKGNHKVNYRALSSVDELEDIFNTTFESERERIDAFLSKFRKSSWEQCEIVSTLYAVWNNRLIMNQEITDDLLKQDFLNWDVQKIKYLDRMDGALQWMKDKGVVPDGWGKLIE from the coding sequence ATGAAATTCAGAAAATACAAATTGGAAGATGTTTGCAACATTCAAATTGGCAAAACACCTCGAAGAGAAGTCAAAGAATATTGGGGAAAGGGTTATAGCTGGGTAAGTATTTCTGATCTGAAGTCGAGGATAATAACTACTACCAAAGAAGAAATAACAGAATCAGCGATTAAAGAATGTGGCTGCAAACTTATTCCAAAAGGAACCATCCTGATGAGTTTTAAGCTGAGCATTGGCAAACTTGCCTTTGCAGGAAAGGATTTATATACTAATGAAGCAATTGTTGGTTTAGAGATCAAGGATAAAAAGCTATTACATCCTGATTATTTGCTTTATGTGTTGAAAATTATCCCTTTAGTCGGTTCGAATAATGCTGCAATGGGCGCAACGCTGAACAAAGAATCTTTGAAAATATTGCAGCTTCCAATTCCGTCTCTCTCCGATCAACTCCACATTGCCAACCTTTTAAGCAAAGCCGAAAACCTGATAACCCAGCGCAAACAAAGCATTGCCTTGCTTGATGAGTTTTTGAAAAGCACGTTTTTGGAGATGTTTGGTGATCCTGTTAGGAATGAGAAAGGTTGGGGAAAAAATACCTTAAATACTGTTATAAACGGAATTGATAGCGGTTGGAGTCCTGTATGCCTAAATAAACCAAGAAACAATGAATCAGAATGGGCAATTCTGAAACTTAGTGCTGTTACATATAGGAAATTTAATCCTCTTGAAAATAAGCTTTTAGACCAAAGTATATCAATTAAGAAAGGGATAGTCCCACAAAGTGGAGATTTACTTTTTTCAAGAAAAAACACTTATCAATTAGTTGGTGCAGCAGCATTTGTTTTTGAAGACCACAAGAGACTTTTATTACCTGATACTATTTTCAGAATTAATTATAAAAAAGATAAAATTGATGGACTTTATCTTTGGTTTCTGCTCAATGATTTTACATTTAGAAATGTAATTCAGTCACTTGCTTCTGGAGCATCTGGGTCAATGCCAAATATTTCAAAAGAGAAACTCAACAGACTAAAAATATCAATTCCACCCATCAAACTCCAAACCCAATTCGCCCAAATCGTGGAAAAAACAGAAGCGCTCAAAGTGCAATATCAAAGCAGTTTGCAGGAGTTGGAGAATTTGTACGGCAGTTTAAGCCAGCGTGCGTTTCGGGGAGAATTAACCCTAAACCAGGCAGAACAACAGGTTTTAATGGCAGCAGAACCGGAGGCTAAATATGGGAAAGTGATTGAATTCACACCAAAGAAATGTGACTCAACCGAAAGAGCTATTCTTGCCGGTCATATTATAAACAAGACGAATAAAGAGGATTTTGGCCGTGTTAAATTCCAAAAGCTTTTGCACCTGACAGAATACTTTTGCAAAATAGATATTGATTCCAACTTTTCGAAGAATGTAGCTGGTCCTCACGATAGGCTATTAATTAACGAAATTGAATCCACATTAGAACGTTATCGGTTTTACGATATCAATCAATCTTGCAAAGGCAATCATAAAGTCAATTACAGGGCGCTGAGTTCGGTTGACGAACTGGAAGATATTTTTAACACCACTTTTGAATCGGAAAGAGAAAGAATTGATGCATTTCTGTCAAAGTTCAGGAAATCATCGTGGGAACAATGCGAAATTGTTTCAACCCTTTATGCCGTTTGGAACAACAGACTGATTATGAATCAAGAAATTACAGACGACTTATTGAAACAGGACTTCCTGAATTGGGATGTTCAGAAAATAAAATACCTGGATCGAATGGATGGCGCACTGCAATGGATGAAAGATAAGGGAGTAGTTCCCGACGGTTGGGGTAAGCTGATTGAATAG
- a CDS encoding DUF6573 family protein, producing MKDSNGWKIVSTYSTKQAVDDGFLVKVDSEASKEAGIKFPVYLTRAAWDKYVEVPKGMEQVQNLSGRLWDVMFMFAFQARKVSSNFLQFDFISFLPDEGNWEPNEKLESPENRLNRLVTLKAVIQAQDFDDPSPAIFIMKPNED from the coding sequence ATGAAAGATTCAAATGGATGGAAAATTGTTTCCACGTATTCAACCAAACAAGCTGTTGATGACGGGTTTCTTGTAAAGGTTGATAGTGAAGCCTCGAAGGAAGCAGGAATTAAGTTTCCGGTTTACCTGACTCGTGCTGCATGGGACAAGTACGTTGAAGTTCCGAAAGGTATGGAGCAGGTTCAAAACCTTTCAGGACGCCTTTGGGACGTGATGTTCATGTTTGCTTTTCAAGCCCGGAAAGTTTCTTCCAACTTTTTACAGTTTGATTTTATCAGCTTTTTGCCTGATGAAGGTAATTGGGAACCCAATGAAAAGCTTGAATCTCCCGAAAATCGACTCAACAGACTGGTTACCCTCAAAGCCGTGATTCAGGCACAGGATTTCGACGATCCGTCACCGGCTATTTTCATTATGAAGCCAAACGAAGACTGA
- a CDS encoding IS4 family transposase produces MTPRVDAKSSELVSIFHKQSGWNLARVKFFVFMISALCKVQTVGFEKLATAFDSNASTSSSLRRIQRFMSEYLLDTDLIAKLIFRLLPHEPPFRLAMDRTNWKFGQQNINVLVIAVVYHGVAFPLLFKLLPKFGNSNTNERIELIERFIRLFGSASLDCLTADREFVGERWIKYLNENRIRYYIRIRENFWVLQPHNGKRVKASWLFADLPLNGCRVNHRIIYLNDQLCYLSASKVKNKDGKPELQIVISFNKPEDALCIYKERWQIETAFRALKTSGFNIEDTHLTEIGRIEKLFALVIVAFTWAYLVGDYLHRYIKPIPIKKHGNKTKSLFKYGLTYIATVLLNAFFQDDIDIFKFLSCT; encoded by the coding sequence ATGACACCCAGGGTAGATGCTAAAAGTAGTGAATTAGTTTCCATTTTCCATAAGCAATCAGGTTGGAATCTGGCACGAGTAAAGTTCTTTGTTTTCATGATCAGTGCACTATGTAAGGTGCAAACAGTTGGTTTTGAGAAGTTGGCTACAGCTTTTGACAGTAATGCCAGTACCAGTTCCTCTCTGAGGAGAATACAGCGGTTTATGTCTGAATATCTACTTGATACAGATTTGATCGCCAAATTAATATTCAGACTATTACCTCATGAACCACCTTTCCGTCTGGCAATGGATAGGACAAATTGGAAGTTTGGACAGCAGAATATCAATGTATTGGTAATTGCAGTTGTTTATCATGGAGTTGCTTTTCCGCTGTTGTTTAAGTTGTTGCCCAAGTTTGGTAATTCAAACACCAATGAACGCATTGAATTGATTGAACGGTTTATCCGTCTTTTTGGATCTGCTTCGTTGGATTGTTTGACCGCAGATCGGGAGTTTGTTGGAGAACGATGGATCAAGTATCTGAATGAGAACCGGATTCGTTACTATATCCGCATCCGCGAAAACTTTTGGGTTTTGCAACCTCACAATGGCAAACGAGTTAAAGCCAGTTGGCTGTTTGCCGATTTGCCGCTAAATGGTTGCCGAGTGAACCACCGTATTATTTATCTGAACGATCAACTGTGTTATCTGTCAGCCTCTAAAGTAAAGAACAAAGATGGAAAGCCTGAATTGCAGATTGTTATCTCATTCAACAAGCCAGAAGATGCACTTTGTATTTACAAAGAACGATGGCAGATTGAAACTGCTTTTAGAGCTTTAAAAACAAGTGGCTTTAATATTGAAGATACACACTTGACTGAAATTGGAAGAATTGAAAAACTGTTTGCATTGGTGATAGTAGCTTTTACATGGGCATACCTTGTCGGTGATTATTTGCACAGATACATCAAACCAATCCCGATCAAGAAACATGGAAACAAAACTAAAAGTCTATTCAAATATGGTCTAACATATATTGCAACTGTTCTTTTAAACGCTTTCTTTCAAGATGATATCGATATTTTTAAATTTTTGTCATGTACTTAG
- a CDS encoding J domain-containing protein → MLKFFENVTTLNELRKEYRRLAFIYHPDKGGDTVLMQILNDRYERLSEKFIKENVDFSEGRKEYEMQVSEEIRDMLDRIMFLKGVDIEVIGGWIWITGNTFAIRTTLKSLGFLFSHPKTAWYWHKGEYRKKSGKIQSMDEMRDFWGSQKMETQPETSNQLN, encoded by the coding sequence ATGTTGAAGTTTTTTGAAAATGTGACAACGCTAAACGAACTTCGGAAAGAGTACCGGAGATTGGCATTTATCTACCATCCAGACAAAGGTGGTGACACTGTGCTGATGCAGATTCTGAACGACAGGTACGAACGCCTATCTGAAAAGTTTATTAAAGAAAATGTAGATTTTTCAGAAGGACGTAAGGAATATGAGATGCAGGTTTCCGAAGAAATCCGGGATATGTTAGACCGCATCATGTTTCTCAAAGGTGTGGATATTGAAGTTATTGGCGGATGGATCTGGATTACCGGAAATACGTTTGCCATCAGGACAACATTGAAAAGCCTGGGATTCTTGTTCAGCCATCCGAAAACAGCGTGGTACTGGCACAAAGGTGAATATCGAAAGAAAAGCGGAAAGATTCAATCCATGGATGAAATGAGAGATTTCTGGGGTTCTCAGAAGATGGAAACTCAACCCGAAACATCGAATCAATTAAATTAA
- a CDS encoding JAB domain-containing protein, which yields MKTYKKILPLITLKKTKSDFPCAKIVTSADANEFIRNFYSDDIGIFESFFILLLNRNNTTIGYAKISQGGIIGTVIDATIIAKYCVEALAKSVILAHNHPSGGLVPSQADKDITRKITDTLKIFDCTVLDHVILTEESYFSFADDGLMY from the coding sequence ATGAAAACGTATAAGAAAATTCTTCCATTAATCACTTTGAAGAAAACCAAGTCAGATTTTCCATGTGCAAAGATTGTAACATCAGCCGATGCTAATGAATTCATCCGCAATTTTTACTCGGATGATATTGGAATCTTTGAAAGTTTTTTCATCCTGTTGCTCAACCGAAACAATACAACTATTGGATATGCCAAGATTTCACAAGGTGGAATTATTGGAACTGTTATCGATGCCACCATTATTGCTAAGTACTGCGTTGAAGCTTTGGCAAAATCAGTAATCCTTGCTCACAATCATCCTTCCGGCGGACTTGTTCCCAGTCAGGCAGATAAAGATATCACACGGAAAATAACAGATACCCTAAAGATTTTCGATTGCACAGTTCTTGACCATGTTATCCTTACGGAAGAGTCTTACTTCTCCTTTGCCGATGATGGATTGATGTATTAA
- a CDS encoding toprim domain-containing protein, with protein sequence MDFRNQVLSISEAKEMDMVNYLSALGHEPAKIRNNDYWYLSPLREEKTPSFKVNRKLNRWYDHGLGRGGNLIDFGIEYHHCTFGELLNKLSGNLSFQKPHAQMVKSVYEQEPKIKVLSDFELTSYALLGYLEQRHIPIEIAQKYCREIRYELNGKTYYGIGFKNDSGGWEIRNPYFKASSSPKDITTLKNGSDEAVVFEGFTDFLSFQFLQKNLPENSQDFVVLNSVSFFERARLFMEQHQLIRLYLDRDAAGLKYCRRALSMSTKYTDESKLYKKHKDLNDWIVNFDKLQKMRLRQKLR encoded by the coding sequence ATGGATTTCAGGAATCAAGTGCTTTCCATTAGCGAAGCAAAAGAAATGGACATGGTAAATTACCTGTCCGCATTGGGCCACGAGCCAGCAAAGATCAGGAACAATGACTATTGGTATTTATCTCCACTTCGGGAAGAAAAAACACCATCATTTAAGGTAAACAGGAAGCTTAACCGGTGGTACGATCATGGTCTGGGCAGAGGGGGTAACCTGATTGATTTCGGTATAGAATATCACCATTGTACTTTTGGCGAATTGCTTAACAAACTAAGTGGTAATCTTTCTTTTCAAAAGCCACATGCCCAGATGGTGAAAAGTGTGTATGAGCAGGAGCCTAAGATTAAAGTTTTGAGCGATTTTGAACTCACTTCATATGCCTTATTAGGGTACCTGGAACAAAGACATATCCCAATAGAAATTGCCCAAAAGTATTGTCGTGAAATTCGTTATGAATTGAACGGTAAAACCTACTACGGCATCGGTTTTAAAAATGATTCAGGAGGATGGGAAATTCGCAATCCTTACTTCAAAGCAAGCAGTTCGCCAAAGGATATCACCACCTTAAAAAATGGTTCGGATGAGGCAGTCGTATTTGAAGGTTTTACCGATTTTTTATCCTTCCAGTTTCTCCAAAAAAACCTTCCTGAAAACAGTCAGGATTTTGTGGTTTTAAATTCGGTTTCCTTTTTTGAAAGAGCACGATTATTTATGGAACAACACCAGTTGATTCGACTTTACCTGGACAGGGATGCTGCCGGACTAAAATACTGTCGGCGCGCACTTTCAATGAGTACTAAATATACCGATGAAAGCAAGCTATACAAAAAACATAAAGACCTTAATGACTGGATTGTAAATTTTGACAAGTTGCAGAAAATGCGATTAAGGCAAAAGTTAAGATAG
- a CDS encoding plasmid mobilization protein, translating into MGRENSNRTRKISLRLTTAEYLKVERKWKTSTCRKLSDYVRHNLFDKPVTSYYRNQSLDDFMEEMILLRNELNHIGNNFNQTVKRLQTLSQIAEFRSWLIAYEVEKKTLFNKVDEIKKHIQKIAESWLQ; encoded by the coding sequence ATGGGAAGAGAAAATTCAAACAGGACACGAAAAATCAGCCTACGGTTAACTACTGCTGAATACTTGAAAGTTGAACGAAAATGGAAGACCAGCACTTGTCGAAAGTTAAGCGATTATGTGCGGCATAACCTTTTTGATAAACCAGTAACCAGTTATTACCGGAACCAATCTTTGGATGATTTTATGGAAGAAATGATACTCCTCAGAAATGAGCTGAACCACATCGGGAACAACTTCAACCAGACAGTAAAACGACTGCAAACACTTAGCCAGATTGCTGAATTCAGAAGCTGGCTGATCGCTTATGAGGTTGAGAAAAAGACACTCTTTAACAAGGTGGACGAGATCAAAAAGCATATTCAAAAAATAGCTGAATCATGGTTACAGTAA
- a CDS encoding relaxase/mobilization nuclease domain-containing protein translates to MVTVIKTGNSIHRIFNYNENKVKEGVAECIGAENYPIDANKMNLSMRLNRFLKQIELNENVKRNSVHISLNFHPSESHLSKEKLLEIAATYMYKIGFGKQPYMVYQHHDAAHPHIHIVSIKVRPDGSRIDMNNIGRNQSEQARKAIEKEFGLVSAEAQKKQEQYRLNPVSAAKVLYGKTQTKMAIQNVLEAVLNQYRYTSLPELNAVLRQYNVIAERGNQDSKVYQHKGLLYRILDADGNPVGVPIKASLFYNDSTLKFLEEKFKENEAKRIPHKLRVKNAIDMFLTGKKATLQDLIKALEKQGIHVALRQNDTGLMYGITYVDHQTKCVFNGSVLGKQYSAKAIQERCQHKAVPEQKLPPHSAQEPTGLQPQATAVEAETKAYPNAMQMTGPFKEIENLLDTLIQTEHTSNYLPYQLKRKRRKRKRKNLNNNQ, encoded by the coding sequence ATGGTTACAGTAATCAAAACAGGAAACTCCATTCACCGTATTTTTAACTACAATGAGAATAAGGTAAAAGAAGGAGTGGCGGAGTGCATTGGGGCCGAAAATTATCCAATTGATGCGAATAAAATGAACCTTTCGATGAGGCTGAATCGTTTCCTGAAACAGATTGAACTCAACGAAAATGTAAAGCGTAACAGCGTGCATATTTCTCTGAATTTTCATCCTTCAGAAAGCCATTTGTCCAAAGAGAAATTACTTGAAATCGCAGCGACTTATATGTATAAGATCGGCTTCGGGAAACAACCGTACATGGTATACCAGCACCATGATGCAGCGCATCCGCATATCCACATAGTATCCATTAAAGTGCGTCCGGATGGCAGCCGGATTGATATGAACAACATTGGCCGCAACCAATCGGAACAGGCACGAAAAGCCATCGAAAAGGAGTTCGGACTAGTCAGTGCTGAAGCACAGAAAAAACAGGAACAATATCGCTTAAACCCAGTATCCGCGGCAAAGGTGTTGTACGGTAAGACGCAAACCAAAATGGCCATACAAAATGTATTGGAGGCGGTGTTAAACCAGTACCGCTATACCAGCCTTCCTGAGTTAAATGCAGTACTCAGACAATACAACGTAATTGCAGAAAGGGGCAACCAAGATTCGAAGGTTTATCAGCACAAAGGTTTGCTGTACCGGATACTGGATGCTGACGGAAATCCAGTTGGTGTGCCGATCAAAGCGAGCCTGTTTTATAACGATTCAACACTTAAATTTTTGGAAGAGAAGTTTAAGGAAAATGAAGCAAAGCGGATACCTCACAAGTTACGGGTTAAGAATGCCATTGATATGTTCTTAACGGGAAAAAAAGCAACACTTCAGGATTTGATAAAAGCATTGGAAAAGCAGGGTATTCATGTCGCCCTGCGCCAAAATGATACCGGTTTGATGTACGGTATCACTTATGTGGATCACCAGACCAAATGCGTGTTCAACGGGAGTGTATTGGGCAAACAATACAGTGCAAAAGCCATTCAAGAACGTTGCCAGCATAAAGCAGTACCTGAACAGAAGTTGCCTCCGCATTCAGCCCAGGAACCAACTGGGTTACAGCCTCAGGCTACCGCCGTTGAGGCAGAAACCAAAGCGTATCCAAATGCTATGCAGATGACCGGACCTTTCAAAGAAATTGAAAATTTGTTGGATACTCTGATACAAACGGAACATACATCGAATTATCTGCCTTACCAATTAAAAAGGAAAAGGAGAAAAAGGAAAAGAAAAAACCTGAATAACAATCAATAG